The following are encoded in a window of Arvicanthis niloticus isolate mArvNil1 chromosome 1, mArvNil1.pat.X, whole genome shotgun sequence genomic DNA:
- the LOC117695770 gene encoding olfactory receptor 5P66 — protein MAFLEDGNHTAVTEFILLGLTDDPVLKVVLFTIILCIYLVTVSGNLSTILLIRVSSQLHHPMYFFLSHLASVDIGISSSVTPNMLLNFLLERNTISYLGCGIQLSSAAFFGATECFLLAAMAYDRFMAICNPLLYSTKMSTQVCVQLIVGSYIGGFLNAASFLFSFFSLLFCTQNRINDFFCDFAPLAELSCSDVSVFVVVISFSAGSVTMITVFVIAISYSYILITILKMHSTEGRQKAFSTCTSHLTAVTLFYGTVTFIYVMPKSSYSMDQNKVISVFYMVVVPMLNPLIYSLRNNEIKGALKRHFGRKTFS, from the coding sequence ATGGCTTTCCTGGAAGATGGGAACCACACTGCAGTGACAGAGTTCATTTTATTGGGATTAACAGATGATCCAGTCCTTAAAGTTGTCCTCTTCACCATCATCCTGTGCATCTACCTGGTGACTGTGTCTGGGAACCTCAGCACCATCCTTCTCATCAGAGTCTCTTCCCAGCTCCATCAtcccatgtacttttttctcagcCACTTGGCTTCTGTAGACATAGGCATTTCATCTTCTGTCACACCCAATATGCTTCTCAACTTCCTGCTGGAGAGAAATACTATTTCCTACCTTGGATGTGGcatccagctcagctcagctgctTTCTTTGGTGCAACTGAATGCTTCCTTCTGGCTGCCATGGCTTATGATCGGTTTATGGCAATCTGCAACCCACTGCTTTATTCCACCAAAATGTCCACACAAGTCTGTGTCCAGTTGATTGTAGGATCATATATTGGTGGATTTCTTAATGCAGCCTcctttctattttccttcttttctcttctcttctgtacaCAAAATAGAATCAATGattttttctgtgattttgctCCTTTAGCTGAGCTCTCCTGTTCTGATGTCAGTGTTTTTGTAGTTGTTATCTCATTTTCTGCTGGCTCAGTTACTATGATTACAGTGTTTGTCATAGCCATCTCCTATTCCTATATCCTCATCACCATCCTCAAGATGCACTCCACTGAGGGCCGCCAGAAAGCCTTCTCCACCTGCACTTCCCACCTTACTGCAGTCACTTTATTTTATGGaacagttacatttatttatgtgatgCCTAAGTCCAGCTATTCAATGGATCAGAACAAAGTAATATCTGTGTTCTACATGGTGGTAGTCCCCATGTTGAACCCACTTATCTACAGCCTTAGGAATAATGAGATTAAGGGTGCCCTGAAAAGACATTTTGGTAGGAAAACATTCTCTTAG